The window CGGCTAAAAAGCCTCGAGCTTCAAGCTCTCCCTTGTGTCAAGTCTATGGTTGCAATATGGATCTCAGCTCTTCTAAAGATTACCACAAAAGGCATAGAGTTTGCGAGACTCACTCAAAGTCTTCTATGGTTATAGTTAACGGTATTGAACAGAGGTTCTGCCAACAGTGCAGCAGGTTTCATTTCCTCTCAGAGTTTGATGATGGGAAAAGAAGTTGCAGAAGACGATTAGCCGGTCACAATGAGCGAAGAAGGAAGCCTTCTTTCTATTTCCTACCCGGTAAGCAGCAGCAGAACCGGCATAAGCTTGTTCCTCAAGGTACAAACTCTCTTCCTCTCCCTTTTGCCACTGATGTATAGTCGCACTTACTTGATGGTTGGTGATGGCAGGTAACAAGTTTCCTGGTAGTTTCTTGTACAGAGTAATGGATGAGCAAGACCACCACCATGCAAGTAGACTCGTGAGTTTCAGAGATGAACCTACTTGTGGTGCTCACTCTCATCTGTCAGCTCACTCCCAACAACACTTCTCCGAAACTCCAAACAAAAGTTTCTCAATTACTCaa of the Raphanus sativus cultivar WK10039 unplaced genomic scaffold, ASM80110v3 Scaffold2184, whole genome shotgun sequence genome contains:
- the LOC130494264 gene encoding squamosa promoter-binding-like protein 6, whose amino-acid sequence is MDSWSYGTSVFLPNETSLPPSDSFPENPRSMSQGLSNEFDKDDVNGFSLLHANENLSSSSSSNLSRQDFKLRSFMDYGNYDGRDFTLAAKKPRASSSPLCQVYGCNMDLSSSKDYHKRHRVCETHSKSSMVIVNGIEQRFCQQCSRFHFLSEFDDGKRSCRRRLAGHNERRRKPSFYFLPGKQQQNRHKLVPQGNKFPGSFLYRVMDEQDHHHASRLVSFRDEPTCGAHSHLSAHSQQHFSETPNKSFSITQPNQILSHLAIGYHHMQPPLRTDLGKTKTSTSSSTVNLLQLSLHLRRIKQQQRSFTDDVKQEYNNELYFP